The DNA sequence AGCTATGTGCATTTCTTATTCGGGAAGATGCCTGCTCAGTAGTTACTTTACAGGCAGAGATGCGAATCGTGGTGCGTGCACACATCCTTGCAGATGGAAGTACCACATCGTAGAAGAGACAAGACCGGGTGAGTATATGCCGGTTAATGAGGATGACAGGGGAACCTACATCTTTAACTCAAAGGATCTCTGCATGGTAGAACACATTCCCGAGATGATCGATGCGGGTATCGATAGCTTTAAGATAGAGGGCAGAATGAAGACTGCGCTATATGTTGCAACGGTTGCCAGAACATATAGAAAGGCAATCGATGATTATATGGAGTCGCCGGAGCTTTACAGGTCGAATATGGAATATTATAAATCAGAGATAGCAAAATGCACATACAGACAGTTCACAACTGGATTTTATTTCGGAAAGACAGATAGTGACTCTCAGATCTATGATAACAATACTTATATCAAGAATTATACTTATATCGGAAATGTGCAGCTGGTGACAGAAGACGGACTTGCGGTATTTGAACAGAAGAATAAGTTTTCTGTTGGAGAGATGATAGAGGCGATGGACTTTGACGGCACAAATATCTCGTGCCGGGTAGAAGAAATCTACAATGACAAGATGGAGAAAATGGAGTCTGCACCGCATCCGAAGATGCAGCTCTATGTAAGACTTGACCGCCCGGTATCAGCGGGGATGATACTCAGACGGCAGGAATAGGGAGGTCAGGTTTCGAGAGCTTTGCGAAGCTTGAGCAATGCACGTTTCTCGATCCTGGAAACATATGATCTGGAAATGCCCATTGCGGAGGCAATTTCTTTTTGAGTACATGGTGCTTCACCGGACAGACCGTAACGTCTGGACAGGAGCACCATTTCCTGTTTTGTAAGGTGGTGCAGCATACAATCCGGAAGCTGTTTCAGATTATAATCATGTACCATGGAATCAAGAATGGATGGAGTATCGGGACTGATGATATCCATCAGACTGATCTCGTTTCCTTCCTTGTCTGTGCCGATGGGTTCAAACAAGGATACTTCACGGGCGTGCTTTCGGTTCTGACGGAGAAGCATCAGAAGTTCGTTTTCAATACATCGGGATGCATAGGTGACCAGTCGTTTTCCTTTTTTTGAGTCGTAGGTGTCGATGGCTTTGATCAGTCCGATCGTGCCTGCGGATATCAGATCATCATTTTCGTGGCTCCCATTGTATTTTTTTGCAATATGGGCAACCAGCCGCATATTATATTCAATCAGAGTTTTTCTGGCCCGGGGATCGCCTTCTTTGCATAATTTCAGAAAATATGCTTCCTCTTTTGGTGAGAGAGGCTTTTTAAATGTCTGCACATCAATTTCTGCTCCAGCGATTTGTATATATTTTATGATGAAACTGTAAAGAACGTGCATATCCCAAAAAGAAAACTTGTTAAAATGTGAAAAAAATCAAAAAAAATTGACCAAAATCTGTTCAAAATGTTTAATTTTTTACCAGGGTGTGCTATAATCTCTAAATGAGTGTTCGTATATTTAAAAAGTGTAGGAGGACAGACCAGTATGCGATTAGGAATGGGCCGAAAAAAGATTAGAATTGGAGAT is a window from the Lachnospiraceae bacterium GAM79 genome containing:
- the sigK gene encoding RNA polymerase sporulation sigma factor SigK, with translation MHVLYSFIIKYIQIAGAEIDVQTFKKPLSPKEEAYFLKLCKEGDPRARKTLIEYNMRLVAHIAKKYNGSHENDDLISAGTIGLIKAIDTYDSKKGKRLVTYASRCIENELLMLLRQNRKHAREVSLFEPIGTDKEGNEISLMDIISPDTPSILDSMVHDYNLKQLPDCMLHHLTKQEMVLLSRRYGLSGEAPCTQKEIASAMGISRSYVSRIEKRALLKLRKALET
- a CDS encoding U32 family peptidase; this encodes MTDRKVELLVPAGSLEVLKVAVDYGADAVYIGGQAYGLRAKADNFSIDEMKEAAAYAHAKNAKVYVTANIFAHNYDIDGMKTYFEQLKDTGVDAVLVSDPGIFTLAKETMPDMELHISTQANNTNYLTYNFWYKLGAKRVVTARELSLAEIRQIRDHIPDDMEIESFMHGAMCISYSGRCLLSSYFTGRDANRGACTHPCRWKYHIVEETRPGEYMPVNEDDRGTYIFNSKDLCMVEHIPEMIDAGIDSFKIEGRMKTALYVATVARTYRKAIDDYMESPELYRSNMEYYKSEIAKCTYRQFTTGFYFGKTDSDSQIYDNNTYIKNYTYIGNVQLVTEDGLAVFEQKNKFSVGEMIEAMDFDGTNISCRVEEIYNDKMEKMESAPHPKMQLYVRLDRPVSAGMILRRQE